Genomic segment of Malus domestica chromosome 15, GDT2T_hap1:
CTAGAGATTCACAAAATGCTGGAGACAATTGGAACACGAATAGCAGAAGCTGGCTACTCACCGAATGTTACATCAGTTTTGCATGATATaggggaggaagaaaaagagaacgTTATAATGGAGCACAGCGAGCGACTTGCGATGGCTTTTGGCCTGTTAGTGACAGAGGCTGGGGAGTGCATTCGAATCATGAAGAATCTGAGAGTTTGTGAGGATTGTCATGAGGTAAGCAAGATAATTTCGAAGGTGTTTGAGAGAGAAATTATAGTGAGGGATGGAAGCAGATTTCACCATTTCAAGGACGGAAAATGTTCCTGCCTTGATTATTGGTAGAGTAGGCTTTGCTTTCTGGAGCTATTACCCTGCCTTGTTCACTGATCTCCGGAAAAGTATTTAGTACCCATTTTGGTCTCCCTATCCTCTTCTTGTTATGCCGTTACCAATCGCTCGAGAACTACAATCTTTGGCTTTTTCAATGTGCCCGGACATGATCACCGTTCCACAATCTCTACCACCACTTTTATGTCACTCCCGTCACCCACCACGACAACTACCTCTGTTAGCATTGTCTTACCTTGCCTACCACTCCCATCCTCACCACCGCCGCTACTGCCACCACCACCTTCACTCTTACTTTGCTACGACCACCTTGTCACAACTATTACCACCACAACCTCCTATGGCCACCTTACCACCTCCTCCCCCAACATGACTTCCACCAACCCCAACATGACTACCACCAACACCACGACAGCTACTATCGATGCCGGGACCGCCGCCGCAACCTCGAATGACCACTTTGTCTTGATCATAGtcatcattttaattaaaatccAAAATAAGTCGCAAACTCTACTTCCATGTAGAATTCAATCAAAATCCATACGATAGCATGGAAGTCAAATAGCTTGTCGTATAAAGTTTATCATTTCCAGCCCAACACACAACATTCTCGATATTCAAACTTAAAATCTCTTACTTATAGTTAGAAATGAATATGTTAGACCGTAATATTACGTGGCAGGAATACCAAACATTtaagttaaaaagaaaattgtacCCAAATatgagtgcatttttgctcaccaccctcAAGTAGTAATTCTCATCACTATATTTATtaccgttagatgagtttaattttgagatttatgcATCAATAcagatctcaaaatttaaaataattataataatataattagctTGAATTCCTTCCATCCCTTGGATAGATAGAGGGGAGGGTAGAGCTTTTGGTTTGTCATGTTGTCAAAGAGTTGAACAATGGTTTTTGGTGTTGTCAAAGAGTTGAACAATGAAAATAGATGGTGAGTGCCTGATCGAATTGATCGGGTCATGTAGGAACAAGGTTCAATTTTACCGGTCTGTTAAAATGCCTTAGCTGCATAAATGACTGCACTTCCACTTGACACCTATTGTAATGATAAACGGCTTGTCTAGCCATGACCTTCTCTTGAATTCTCAAAACTTCTATCGCTCCACTCCCACAGGGGTAGAAAACTCATCGTTGTCTTGGATGTGCTACCGGAGGCTCTGGGGAAGGCGGAATAGGACAACACTTATCTTGGGGTTCTGAAGCAAAGATATCCACGTGGCAGTTCGTCCTATTAAGATATTCACGACTAAGAAGTACTggatatttttcaaaattttaaccaATTGTATTACACTTGGTCTACCTGACAGTATAACcgacgagagatttttcaaagtATATAGAATACCGACACATATACCACCTGTCATTATCgatgatttgtttttttttttttaaatttccggACATTTCTCCACTAGAAGGTGGCGGTGACCAAAAATATTCTCTCACCCGAATATAAAGACAGTGTAAAGTGGAGGAGCAGAGCGACGGATGGAATTCCGCTTTCTTTCCACCCAAACCAAAATGTTCGAGGCAAAATTCCAGATTATTCTTTTGGCATTTGACCCAAACAGCATGGCTTTATTATGAACTGGCCCCCATTCAACGCAAAACGTCTGTTTCTCACcaatattttttgtttcaacTCTCACAGCGCTAAGCACTCTCGTCTTTGTAAGCTCCTCGTTCCCTCCTCACTGGGTCTTGCGTTTACAGAAAGCGCCATTGCTGCAAACGCAATGAACTTCTTCTTTGAAGGCCTAAGGGTAAAGGTACTCTCTTTTGTTGTTTCTCTCAACTGGGTCTCTtacattttctttgtttatggATTCTGTAATTTACTAATTTGGTAGAACTTGAATACATGAAATGCCGCATAGAAAGATAAACATtcccagaaaaaataaattgaagaagaagcttatTGATTAGAATTTGGAGCTACTGCATGTAATTGTTTGAAATAGTTCTTGCTTTCATGCTTTCATTTCGGTAACtgggttctttttcttttcctttttggtactagcatttgggttttttttcaaTAGATGATGAggtttttccttgttttgtttttggtactGTGGTGTTAGGGGAAGCTGTTGATTTGACAGGTTTAGGGGAAGCTGTTGTGATACAAAAACTTGGGTTGTTGAATTGGCATTTTGGGGTTGAAGAATAGAGGGTTGATCAAAATGCCGAGAAAGAgtaaaagaagaaaggaagaaattTGTGAAGATTATTGCTTTCGATGCAAAGATGGAGGAGCTGTGAGGATATGTGATTATAAGTGAGTTCTGAAATTTTACCGAAAATTGAAATACTAGTACTTCATATATTGCATTGAGGAAGGCAACTTCGTCTTTCCACAATGCTTTACAGTAGGTTAATTCAGTGGACCCTGGAATCAAAATCCTGCAGCACATGTTTTTTTGTTGGTGCTTATAGATGgctttatttaaatttaaaacagGACATGCTATATGAATGATGTATTCATTTGGTAGTGTTTCGAGATGTTCTGTTGAATAGCATGATTTCTTTCCCCACAAAATTAGCCATGCACCCATCAGATTTTTTGTTGACTTTTAACTATGTTTAGTATAATGGTTTTTTGGGATTCAGAATTTAGGGTTCTTAGGATTTTGAGCATTTAACTCTAAATTCAGGAGTCCGCAATTGGAGAGcccaaaaattaatttaattaagaatGCAATTCTCAATTTCTCATTCGTTACATTCCGTTACATTGTAATTTTAACTTAATTGCGGTGTATTTTTAAGAAGTAGCAGGCATGCTAAGATTTAGGACCTCCGGCAACCTGAACAAAGAAAGAATTaagaaactaaaatttaaaagtgGGACAAGTATGAAtaactattagaaatgcatttTAGGACTGATTCTTATCATTAAGTATTTTAATAAGACCATATCATGTTCTATGTCATTTGATGAAAACTCAATGGTTATAATGAGAATGGATTACAGAATGTAGGTAGACGGTAAGCTTTCTGTGAACTTTTCAAATTTTATCTATGACTTAGAGCATAATTTGTTTCTCATTTAAATACATAAAGTTATGTGGCTAGATATTTCTCATCTAAAAGGATTTAAGATTTTCAAAAGGATGCAACTAGTCAAGGATGAGATTTCAAAAGGAAGAACCCTCCTCCTCTCTAAGTTTTTGCTTTTGGTCTTTTAGTTGAAATGCTCCCTCTAATCTTTCAGGGACTGTCTAAAAGTTTATCATCCTCAGTGTGTCGAAAAAGATGACTCGTTTTTGAAGAGCAAAGATCGCTGGACTTGCAGTAAGCTCTCAATTTATTCTATGATAATGCCTCAGCCTTACAACATGTCATTGTCAATGAAATATGCGCATTTTATGCATGGAAAAAGGTGCGATGCGTACAATTTTCTATGTTATGTTTGACACTCCCAAAGTATGTATGCATGAAACTTGACTCGATGTATTTTAGTTATTCACCATAAAGATGTTCTCAAATCTTTCTTCAACTGACTTCCGCAATTGTAGCTCTCATACCTTGCATTCAAATTGTTCTAAAAAAAGGAGGAGATAAACTTTGGtgaaatgtatcaatttcataaAGAATTTAACAGATATGTTAACTCTTGTAGAAGTTTTGATGAAATGTGGCCATGGAAGATAATACTTCCTTCAGTTcattattatttcttctttttcgaAAATGTAGAGTGTTATCAGTTAATAAAAAGTAATTTATTTACTTGAGGTGTTATCTGAGTTTTAGTATTTATTATCTCGTCTCTTTTTGCTAGCATCCATTTGTAGAGAATAGATTAGCCAGTTAGTAATATGATTTCTTGCATTTCAGACCGCCATTCTTGCTTCATATGCCAAAGAATTCCCAAGTTTTATTGCTTTTGCTGCCCGCAAGCTGTGTGCGGGCGTTGCCTCTGTGATGCTGAGTTTGCTGTAGTTAAGGGGAGTGAAGGATTTTGCAATCATTGTTTGAAGCTTGCAATAATGATAGAAGAAAATGTGGATGTGGATTCTGATGGGGTATGGTTGTTTCTGATTAATGCTAAGAAAAGGCGtctcttgtttcttctgcatacataaattttgtttcatatgaGAAATCTAAAGTAGGAAACTCTCCTAAGCAATTGTATTTAAATACGAATTCCAAAAATTAGATACTAAACCTAATGTATTCTGGGCCAATTAAATTTTCAGTCCTTTTGGTTTGGTCCGTGTTCTACTTTGGTCCTGTAGTTTCAGTTTTGGCCATCAACCTTGTAGTTAACTGATAAATTTCATTAGCAAAAGTCAAGAAGTAGTAGAATGTCCATGTGGTGTTCACATTTGCAGTTGAATTGTTTACTTTTTCTCTGAAGTAGATTCAATTTAAATCTGCTTGTTATGCTCTCGTAACATGGAAATATATTGAGTACAATTGTCTAcagctacaacaacaacaacaaagccttttcccactaagtgggctcagctatatgaatcctagaacgccattgcgctcggttttgtgtcatgttttccgttagatccaagtactctaagtcttttcttagagtcttttccaaagtcttcctaggtcttcctctatccCTTTAGCCCTGGACCTCTGtctcgtagtcgcatcttctaactggagcgtcaataggccttcgttgcacatgtccaaactaccgtaaccgattttctctcatctttctttcaatttcggctactccaaCTTTGCCTCGGATATCCTcgttcctaatcttatccttttgCATGTGCCTACACGTCCAACAAAGCATCCACATCTCcgttacacccattttatgtacgtgttgatgcttcaccgcctaacatttcatgccatacagcatcgccggccttattgccatcctataaaattttcccttgagcttcagtggcatacaacggtcacacaacacgccggatgcactcttccacttcatccatccagcttgtattctattgttgaggtctccatctaattcatccatccaacttgtattctattgTTGAGTACAATTGTCTATTGCATGAAAAATACCATGAATCATTATCGAAGGATTTTACTCTTTATTGTTCGAAGTTGACCCCACTAAAAGAAATTTATGGCTCCGTCCctgatcattcttgtttctaGTCATTGTGCATATTTGAAGTTTCATATTAGCATCTAATGAGGGTAGAGAGTTAATAATCATGTCCATGGTAAATTTGTAAAAATCATATTAAGATTGGGGATATTAGaatcataatttttaaaaattaactttgtttataaCTTTATATTATTAAGTTGCTTCGTAAAATTTGAGATCTATAGATAACGTAAGGTCCAAAAGAGAAACCTTGAAATAcaggatttttttttgtttcttttaaatAGTGTATTATTTTGTACTTGAAGTTGTTATTTCTTTCATGTACAATTATTTGTAAATACGGAATTACAGATATAGTGACCTGTGGCCTGGTCACTTTTCTGGCTTGTCATTTTGGTTTGTTAAGGAAAGTGGAGCAGGCCTTCTGTGATTTGATGATATAGAACTCCAGACTTCTCCTCTTTGTCATCTCAGAATGTGCTCTTTTGTTTTTCAGGGGAGAGTTGATTTCAAAGAAAGAAATACGTTTGAGTTCCTATTCATGGAATATTGGGAAATAATAAAAGAGAAACATGGCTTATCTTCAGAGCAGGTTTACTCCGCAAAAGACTTATTGAAGAATGGTGAGAACCATACACATGACTCTGACTTCGATTTAAACGAAATTTctcaagaagaagaaagtttTACTGAATCTGATGAAGAAAGTGATGACGACAATTGGAAAGGTAGAGAAGAATACGTGCCAGTTGGCAAAAAGAAGAGATCCAAGGGAAACCAGTGTGCAATGAaaaggaaagcaaaagcaacgaAAATAGAGTTTAGAGGATGGGGGTCAAAATCTCTCTTAGAATTCCTCATTTCCATCGGGAAAGATACAACCAAGGAGTTATCGCAGAATGAAGTTACCACTATAGTTTCAAACTACTGTAAAGAACACAACCTTTTTCACCCACAGAAAAAGAAGATGGTAATGTGTGATCCAATGCTGCAGTCTCTTTTGGGAaagaaatctatcaatataaaTAGGTTATATAACCTTCTGGATGCCCATTTTGCTGAGAATCTTGACTTAACCGAGGAGGATGAGACTGGCAGTAGTTCTGAAGACAATGATAAGAATCTTATGGTGACTTGTAATAGGCAGCCCAAGTTGGTCTCAGATAGACAACCTCAAAAGACAAATGTAGTTCCGGGTGTGCGGAAAACCTGTTTTGCTTCCATAGTTGCTGAAAACATTAAGCTTGTGTACCTGAAGAGGAGTTTGGTGGAGGAATTGTTAAAGCAACCTGAGACTTTTGATGAAAAAGTAGTAGGAAGTTTTGTGAGAGTCAAATCTGACCCAAATGATTATTCACAGAAAAATTCTTACCAGCTCTTGCAAGTCAAAGGTAAGTTCTTAATGATGGCTACTAATTTTGAATGGTAATGATTGTTAATCTTTTCGTCTGATATTAAAGAACTCAATTCTGCTTGCTGCAAATATTTTCAGCAGTTCGTGAAAGTAAGAATCCTGATACAGTAATTTTAACAGGGTTTTTATCCTGGCGTTAGCTGGGGAATACAACTGTTTGGTTTTCATGCAGAGATtacaatgttttttttcttatacgAATATTATGACAAAGTAAGATATCATAAATAATGAATTCAATGTGTTAGCTTGATA
This window contains:
- the LOC103425377 gene encoding uncharacterized protein At5g08430-like isoform X2, translating into MPRKSKRRKEEICEDYCFRCKDGGAVRICDYKDCLKVYHPQCVEKDDSFLKSKDRWTCNRHSCFICQRIPKFYCFCCPQAVCGRCLCDAEFAVVKGSEGFCNHCLKLAIMIEENVDVDSDGGRVDFKERNTFEFLFMEYWEIIKEKHGLSSEQVYSAKDLLKNGENHTHDSDFDLNEISQEEESFTESDEESDDDNWKGREEYVPVGKKKRSKGNQCAMKRKAKATKIEFRGWGSKSLLEFLISIGKDTTKELSQNEVTTIVSNYCKEHNLFHPQKKKMVMCDPMLQSLLGKKSININRLYNLLDAHFAENLDLTEEDETGSSSEDNDKNLMVTCNRQPKLVSDRQPQKTNVVPGVRKTCFASIVAENIKLVYLKRSLVEELLKQPETFDEKVVGSFVRVKSDPNDYSQKNSYQLLQVKGTRKTSSNGEMNTEIFMQLVNMPKDVQVCELSNDDFCEEECKDLHQRVKEGKLKRPTVVELEQKARCLHKDIMERWIARELSLLQKRIDQANEKGWRRELEQYLDKKLLLEKPSEQFRLINEVPEVIADVEKLEPTPENSLSQDQTEHDGSPESAPRARWSSQTPRTGLANRTVYYEKGGTDPSEKFKPTPESSPRKDKQECDGFPDSAFKGSCPTPNTNLASGTLCLPNGGTDPAEVRGGIRQKEHQFVQVKNKSHKVLFSEEFIKKPLDFASQGKPDIDLQEPHHFSSGVDIKRQSEECVEQKLKNESTSKAELIELSDDDEDVHDEVKAPASEDPDSALWHCMSPLGETRGPYKMSLLRQWNNSSCRPLKFKVWKEGQSEEEAVFLDDAVRQSLPNT
- the LOC103425377 gene encoding uncharacterized protein At5g08430-like isoform X1 encodes the protein MPRKSKRRKEEICEDYCFRCKDGGAVRICDYKDCLKVYHPQCVEKDDSFLKSKDRWTCNRHSCFICQRIPKFYCFCCPQAVCGRCLCDAEFAVVKGSEGFCNHCLKLAIMIEENVDVDSDGGRVDFKERNTFEFLFMEYWEIIKEKHGLSSEQVYSAKDLLKNGENHTHDSDFDLNEISQEEESFTESDEESDDDNWKGREEYVPVGKKKRSKGNQCAMKRKAKATKIEFRGWGSKSLLEFLISIGKDTTKELSQNEVTTIVSNYCKEHNLFHPQKKKMVMCDPMLQSLLGKKSININRLYNLLDAHFAENLDLTEEDETGSSSEDNDKNLMVTCNRQPKLVSDRQPQKTNVVPGVRKTCFASIVAENIKLVYLKRSLVEELLKQPETFDEKVVGSFVRVKSDPNDYSQKNSYQLLQVKGTRKTSSNGEMNTEIFMQLVNMPKDVQVCELSNDDFCEEECKDLHQRVKEGKLKRPTVVELEQKARCLHKDIMERWIARELSLLQKRIDQANEKGWRRELEQYLDKKLLLEKPSEQFRLINEVPEVIADVEKLEPTPENSLSQDQTEHDGSPESAPRARWSSQTPRTGLANRTVYYEKGGTDPSGTEKFKPTPESSPRKDKQECDGFPDSAFKGSCPTPNTNLASGTLCLPNGGTDPAEVRGGIRQKEHQFVQVKNKSHKVLFSEEFIKKPLDFASQGKPDIDLQEPHHFSSGVDIKRQSEECVEQKLKNESTSKAELIELSDDDEDVHDEVKAPASEDPDSALWHCMSPLGETRGPYKMSLLRQWNNSSCRPLKFKVWKEGQSEEEAVFLDDAVRQSLPNT